The Micromonospora sp. M71_S20 genome has a window encoding:
- a CDS encoding ABC transporter ATP-binding protein encodes MISVEHLTKRYGRHTAVDDVSFRCEPGTVTGFLGPNGAGKSTTMRMICGLTPPSGGGATVGGRPYRELPNPGREVGVLLDASAQHAGRTGREALTVAAATMGVDRRQVATKLDLVGLNEVAAKRRLRAYSLGMRQRLGLAHALLGDPRVLILDEPANGLDPEGIFWMRGLLRDFADRGGTVLLSSHLLREVEAVADRLVVIGGGRIVAQGDKTELLAGGGTLVRARDAGALRGALERAGLAVTEGTEGLLVHADAEAVGQAAADAGVALTELRSAGSGGLEQLFLTLTAGASTQEAVR; translated from the coding sequence ATGATCAGCGTGGAACACCTCACCAAACGGTACGGGCGGCACACCGCCGTCGACGACGTGTCGTTCCGCTGCGAGCCGGGCACCGTCACCGGCTTCCTGGGGCCGAACGGCGCCGGCAAGTCCACCACCATGCGAATGATCTGCGGGCTCACGCCGCCCAGCGGCGGCGGTGCGACGGTCGGCGGCCGGCCGTACCGGGAACTGCCCAACCCCGGGCGGGAGGTGGGCGTGCTGCTGGACGCCTCGGCCCAGCACGCCGGACGCACCGGGCGGGAGGCGCTCACCGTGGCCGCGGCGACCATGGGCGTGGACCGCCGGCAGGTCGCCACCAAGCTCGACCTGGTCGGGCTGAACGAGGTTGCGGCGAAGCGCCGCCTCCGGGCGTACTCGCTGGGGATGCGGCAGCGGCTCGGCCTGGCGCACGCCCTGCTGGGCGACCCCCGGGTGCTGATCCTCGACGAGCCGGCCAACGGCCTGGACCCGGAGGGGATCTTCTGGATGCGCGGCCTGCTGCGCGACTTCGCCGACCGGGGCGGCACCGTGCTGCTCTCCTCCCACCTGCTGCGCGAGGTGGAGGCGGTCGCGGACCGGCTGGTGGTCATCGGGGGCGGCCGGATCGTGGCCCAGGGCGACAAGACCGAGTTGCTGGCCGGCGGCGGGACGCTGGTGCGGGCCCGGGACGCCGGCGCGCTGCGCGGCGCGCTGGAGCGGGCCGGGCTGGCCGTCACCGAGGGCACCGAGGGGCTGCTGGTCCACGCCGACGCCGAGGCGGTCGGGCAGGCCGCCGCCGACGCCGGCGTCGCCCTCACCGAACTGCGGTCGGCCGGCAGCGGCGGCCTGGAACAGCTCTTCCTCACCCTGACCGCCGGCGCGTCGACCCAGGAGGCCGTCCGATGA
- a CDS encoding sensor histidine kinase codes for MTSAAVPEHPWLLPGALSVDPAARAGRAPRRTTRDWVVDGLCFLLSLGWVLLATADAAAPDPEFATPLPQRWMVPVDALLGLVCCALLWVRRRWPLGLAVATTPLTLFSMAAAVPLLIIYFTVVVHRRTAVALAVTAAGLVTNFAFSYLRPDPHMPYWVTTAWGVVLSLSVLAWGMFVRARRQLVVSLRERAERAEAEQQLRVARARHLERTRIAREMHDVLAHRISLLSLHAGALEFRPDAPPEEVARAAGVIRGSAHAALQDLREVIGVLRAETTAEADPERPQPTLGDLPALVEESRSAGARIGVREVVTSAERVPAAVGRSVYRIVQEGLTNARKHAAGAAVTVDVAGAPGDGLTVEIRNRWPVGGIAGPEIPGAGTGLVGIAERVSLAGGRLEYGRDDAGDFRLAAWLPWPA; via the coding sequence GTGACCAGTGCCGCCGTCCCGGAGCATCCCTGGCTGCTGCCGGGGGCGCTGAGCGTCGACCCGGCGGCCCGGGCGGGGCGGGCACCCCGCCGCACCACCCGCGACTGGGTGGTGGACGGCCTCTGCTTCCTGCTCTCCCTCGGCTGGGTCCTGCTCGCCACGGCAGACGCGGCCGCGCCCGACCCCGAGTTCGCCACCCCGCTCCCGCAGCGCTGGATGGTCCCGGTCGACGCCCTGCTCGGGCTCGTCTGCTGCGCGCTGCTCTGGGTGCGGCGCCGGTGGCCGCTGGGGCTCGCCGTCGCGACCACGCCGCTCACCCTGTTCTCGATGGCGGCGGCGGTCCCGCTGCTGATCATCTACTTCACCGTCGTGGTGCACCGCCGCACGGCCGTCGCGCTGGCGGTGACCGCCGCCGGCCTGGTCACCAACTTCGCCTTCAGCTACCTGCGCCCGGATCCCCACATGCCGTACTGGGTCACGACCGCCTGGGGGGTGGTGCTCAGCCTCTCCGTGCTGGCGTGGGGCATGTTCGTCCGGGCCCGGCGGCAGCTCGTCGTGTCGCTGCGCGAGCGCGCCGAGCGGGCCGAGGCGGAGCAGCAGTTGCGGGTGGCGCGGGCCCGGCACCTGGAGCGCACCCGGATCGCCCGCGAGATGCACGACGTGCTGGCACACCGGATCTCGCTGCTCAGCCTGCACGCCGGCGCCCTGGAGTTCCGGCCGGACGCGCCGCCGGAGGAGGTGGCGCGGGCGGCCGGGGTGATCCGGGGCAGCGCCCACGCCGCGTTGCAGGATCTGCGCGAGGTGATCGGGGTGCTCCGCGCGGAGACCACCGCCGAGGCGGATCCCGAGCGCCCGCAGCCCACCCTGGGCGACCTGCCCGCGCTCGTCGAGGAGTCCCGGTCGGCCGGGGCGCGGATCGGCGTCCGCGAGGTGGTCACCTCGGCGGAACGGGTGCCCGCGGCGGTGGGGCGCAGCGTCTACCGGATCGTGCAGGAGGGGCTCACCAACGCCCGCAAGCACGCGGCCGGCGCGGCGGTCACCGTCGACGTGGCCGGTGCCCCCGGCGACGGGCTGACCGTGGAGATCCGCAACCGGTGGCCGGTCGGCGGCATCGCCGGCCCGGAGATCCCCGGGGCCGGCACCGGGCTGGTCGGCATCGCGGAGCGGGTCAGCCTGGCCGGCGGCCGGCTGGAGTACGGGCGGGACGACGCGGGCGACTTCCGGCTGGCCGCCTGGCTGCCGTGGCCGGCGTGA